The Pelodiscus sinensis isolate JC-2024 chromosome 6, ASM4963464v1, whole genome shotgun sequence sequence CTTttgaagagaggaaaaaaatgccaTGATGTTTCCAGTGATGCAGTAATCCAGAAGTTACTCTGCTCTTGTGTAGCTGGTGGACAGTTCATCAGTCAGAAAATGTGCAACCTCCTGGCAAATTCTGAAGCTAAATTGTAGTAGAAGTCTACCATTAAGTAGGGCACTTGATTTCTACTCTGTTCATGGGCTCTTTTGTGGGAGATAGATGCTTTGGCATTGTGTTAATCTTCATAAACCGTTTTAAAGTGAAATAATGTGGAAAAGGTAAAATACAGCATACCCACTGGCATATAGCCAAGGTTAGCTTCCAGAGACACACAGAATGTCTTTTACCTGACTATAGGTAAGTAACAGAGATattaattaaaagaaataatCCCTACCCTTTGGGTAATATACTTCGGTGGTTGTTCCGCATTCCTTGTTACATATGGTATGATGTTGCTGCCATAAAGTAGTGATTCTGCTCCTTAGCTTGAATTTCCTTTTTTCCTGACAGTATGACTTCTCCCTGGAAAAGAGAACTATCGGGTGGGCTGAAGACATCAAAAAAATCCAATCAGCTCAGAGAGAAGCAGAGCGAAAGGAGGCGCAATCAATAGCTAATGCTAAGGCTGCTTCAGATGACAACAGCAAAATGGGATTCTCGGAGGCCATGCCGCCTTCCATTAACCCTATTCTCGCTAGTCTACAGCATAATAACATTCTTACTCCTACCCCGGCCAATAGCAGTGCCATAAAGCAAAAGGTCCTTAGTCCACCTTACCCAAAGGCAGATTTCAACCCAGCAGATTTTGAATGTGAAGAAGACCCATTTGACAAACTAGAGCTAAAAACTATTGATGATAAAAAAGAACTGAAAAGTATTCTTGAAATTCATGTTGGTACTACTGGGCCATTTGTCGCCCAACTGTTGGATAATAGCTTGCCCAAAGTAGGGCATGAGTCTGTGTTACAAGATCAGGAAGTACTGGCATCTTTAGAAAGGGCTACCTTGGACTTCAAGCCCCTTCACAAACCCAATGGCTTTATCACTTTGCCACAGCTGGAAAACTGTGAAAAGATGTCCCTGTCTTCCAAAGTGTCCCTCTCCCCTATCACATCAGTGAGCAATATTAAATCTCTCTCCTTTCCCAAACTCGACTCAGATGAGAGCGATCAAAAATCGTCCAAGCTTACAAGCACTTTCCACAGCGCTACCTGTCTCCACAATGGCACTTTCCTTGGCTCTTTACAGGCCTGCTCTCAGAGTAAGGCTAGCGAACTCAACGGACATCATGTTGTTGGACTTTCTGCTTTAAATGTGGACAGTGGCATGGAGACATCAACATTATCCTCTTCATCCAGGCTGCCTTCCTTGTCTGTGTCAACACCTTGTACAGAAGAACAATCATCTCAAAACACAGCTGCTAAGGTGAGGATTTAACAGAttaaaatagatttgagataTTCAAGGGGAAGGTGAATGTCACTCATATTTCTAAAATGCATCCCGTAGCTTTCTTTGTTAGCAGACCACATCTGAGCATTAAATCAATGTGTCCCATCATGCATTGCTCCATCTTGCTCTAAATGGAAAACTGATCAGCTAAAGATGAAACCTTGGTTGCTGGGAGTTTAGTCTCAGAGGACTGTGTGTCACTGTTTTGTATGGAGACAGCTGTTGTCTTAATTCACTTCATGTGGCTGTGTTATCTTATCCTCACACATGGCTCCGGCAGGGGATCCATAGAATATCCAGTGGCGCTAGTGAACTTGATAAGAGATGAAAATCTAAATAACAGCTTTGCTAAGCACCTAGCAGGCTAGTGCTGTGACCATTGCTGGGCTCTTCTACACTGGAGAAATCCTTGTAAGCACCAAGGAGGCAGGCATTCTGTAAGGATGCTTCAAGGAGGCTATGGACATGTGAGCTGAAGTAAGGAAGGAGCTCATCAATTAGACTGAATAGCA is a genomic window containing:
- the UBAP1 gene encoding ubiquitin-associated protein 1; translation: MASKKFGSDFHGPVSYLDDVPFKIGDKFKTPAKVGLPIGFCLPDSSQLVREAQYDFSLEKRTIGWAEDIKKIQSAQREAERKEAQSIANAKAASDDNSKMGFSEAMPPSINPILASLQHNNILTPTPANSSAIKQKVLSPPYPKADFNPADFECEEDPFDKLELKTIDDKKELKSILEIHVGTTGPFVAQLLDNSLPKVGHESVLQDQEVLASLERATLDFKPLHKPNGFITLPQLENCEKMSLSSKVSLSPITSVSNIKSLSFPKLDSDESDQKSSKLTSTFHSATCLHNGTFLGSLQACSQSKASELNGHHVVGLSALNVDSGMETSTLSSSSRLPSLSVSTPCTEEQSSQNTAAKVQPDYKESELPMIMNQNFTVSKVPSNNSCTKWSSGPTYSDVLQALSASERQCVETVVNMGYSYEDVITAMKKKGQNIEQVLDYLFVHSQLCEKGFDPLLVEAVLEMSQCSEQKMTELLQLMSKFKEMGFELNDIKEVLLLHNDQENALEDLMARAGAS